Proteins from a genomic interval of Luteolibacter sp. Y139:
- a CDS encoding TIGR01777 family oxidoreductase has product MEGTLGIVGASGFIGRELARQATAAGWKVCGFSREVRGPEPGIPAWREWSDHPDFRGLSALVNLAGEPINKRWTAANKKRFHDSRIGVTEALGRGLEKLAAGERPRVLVNSSAVGIYGDRGDEILEDDAGVGGGYLAQLCRDWEAAADGVAELGLRVMKWRTGVVLGREGAAFKQMTLPFRLGLGGRLGSGTQWMPWIHVQDLVGSMLHGIGHASLNGPINGSAPEPERNADFTRKLAKALKRPAFMTVSPFALKLALGDFGPAVLASHRAVPRALLESGFRFRYPTLDMALVELVGS; this is encoded by the coding sequence ATGGAAGGCACGCTAGGGATCGTCGGTGCGTCCGGCTTCATCGGCCGCGAATTGGCGCGCCAAGCGACGGCCGCGGGCTGGAAAGTCTGCGGATTCAGCCGCGAGGTGAGGGGACCCGAGCCGGGAATCCCGGCGTGGCGAGAGTGGTCGGATCACCCGGATTTCCGCGGCCTGAGCGCCCTGGTCAATCTAGCCGGGGAGCCGATCAACAAGCGCTGGACCGCCGCGAATAAAAAGCGCTTTCATGACAGCCGGATCGGCGTGACGGAAGCGCTGGGCCGCGGCTTGGAAAAACTGGCCGCCGGGGAGCGTCCTCGGGTGCTGGTGAACTCCTCGGCCGTCGGCATCTATGGCGATCGTGGTGACGAGATTCTCGAGGACGACGCGGGGGTGGGTGGCGGGTACTTGGCGCAGCTGTGCCGGGACTGGGAGGCTGCCGCGGATGGGGTGGCGGAACTCGGTTTGCGGGTGATGAAATGGCGGACCGGGGTGGTGCTCGGGCGCGAGGGAGCGGCCTTCAAGCAGATGACGCTGCCGTTTCGCCTGGGACTCGGGGGTCGTCTGGGGTCGGGGACGCAGTGGATGCCGTGGATCCATGTCCAGGATCTAGTGGGTTCGATGCTGCACGGCATCGGCCATGCCTCGCTGAACGGCCCGATCAATGGCAGCGCTCCCGAGCCGGAGCGGAATGCCGACTTTACCAGGAAACTGGCGAAGGCGCTCAAGCGGCCGGCCTTCATGACGGTGTCGCCGTTCGCGCTGAAGCTGGCGCTCGGTGACTTCGGGCCGGCGGTGCTGGCGAGTCATCGCGCAGTGCCGCGGGCGCTGTTAGAGAGTGGTTTTCGATTCCGCTATCCGACGCTGGATATGGCGTTGGTCGAGCTGGTGGGGAGCTAG
- a CDS encoding LPS-assembly protein LptD, producing the protein MRVAVVPAIFLTTLRLAAQEPEFVLPEANPAPAAEAVPPADAPLPIAPVPVPEGIKLFPQDPAVAGSFGMPQDVHIHDEGPKVEYDVQTGIVQFSGPFHVDTDNGMKLRSDKARWDQKELKFYVDGSVKMTTKDGTEVFADHAVADTKTKTVTLTDNVSVYQNSLLQRGNKIVYYWGEEKFEASDLRAGVDPLLLEAGRFTLEDRGGKQVYVGHDAGVTTHDVEEPGFWLRAKETTIYPGDKVTFKNLRLYAGDTPIFWLPYLSQPLDSDLGYHFVPGARSNWGAFLLNSYGLMLGGHPNPETGENEDAWLLSRWHFDLRTRRGVGTGVDLSDKRLEDNPNLTGLSLYYSNDLNPDISRTGITRGFVNEDRYRIALQHRVPLDLEKDAEWRVDANLNILSDNYYLEDFNPDLFRNDPNPDNTIGLFRRDDGTLFSIFGRLRPNEFYRSDTRLPEIALDFARRPLFDSPILHEGSASFDVVEEEIGSASMSAVRQLLKLPAGDPMIPLLLSQLPAYERELVQRIRSLPPGSPAIPGLATQLFSPGYTRFNTYQEFSMPMNWGGLAFTPEAGIGYSRYSNVDGPSKSVDRTHLHAGFEASMKFSKDLGDIKDRNLGLEGLMHVVQPYARFSYISTDDLDPLFPSVDRETFSTRPQPISVPSFTAIDSLRDWSIFRFGMRNKLITKRDGQSYDWLAMDTYFDAFITDPDYNRNFSNLYNDLKWSPLPWFNMNLETQFPIIGDGSGFSEVATRANFMPNENLEFSVGYRLLDNHPVLTDSQRLDLRTYARLNDKWGVGAFQLWELDDGTLEVQQYTLNRDFNSWIASVGITKRDNRYQDEFGVIFSFTLKDFPSASVPFKLDASQE; encoded by the coding sequence ATGAGGGTTGCCGTTGTCCCTGCCATTTTTCTCACCACGCTCCGGCTCGCCGCACAGGAACCAGAATTTGTCCTGCCGGAAGCCAATCCCGCCCCGGCCGCCGAAGCCGTCCCACCCGCGGACGCCCCCCTGCCCATCGCTCCCGTGCCGGTGCCGGAGGGCATCAAGCTTTTCCCCCAGGATCCTGCCGTCGCCGGCAGCTTCGGGATGCCGCAGGACGTCCACATCCACGACGAGGGCCCCAAGGTCGAGTACGACGTCCAAACCGGCATCGTCCAGTTTTCCGGCCCTTTCCACGTCGACACCGACAACGGCATGAAACTGCGCTCCGACAAGGCGCGCTGGGACCAGAAGGAGCTCAAATTCTACGTAGACGGCTCGGTCAAGATGACCACCAAGGACGGCACGGAGGTCTTCGCCGACCACGCCGTGGCCGATACCAAGACCAAAACCGTCACCCTGACCGACAACGTCAGCGTCTATCAAAACAGCCTGCTGCAACGCGGGAACAAGATCGTCTACTACTGGGGCGAGGAAAAATTCGAGGCGAGCGACCTGCGCGCGGGTGTCGATCCTCTCCTGCTGGAGGCCGGCCGGTTCACGCTCGAGGACCGGGGCGGCAAGCAGGTCTACGTCGGCCACGACGCCGGCGTGACCACCCACGATGTGGAGGAGCCGGGCTTCTGGCTCCGTGCCAAGGAAACCACCATCTATCCGGGCGACAAGGTCACCTTCAAGAACCTGCGCCTCTACGCCGGCGATACCCCGATTTTCTGGCTGCCCTACCTGTCCCAGCCGCTGGACAGCGACCTGGGCTACCACTTCGTCCCCGGTGCCCGCTCGAACTGGGGAGCCTTCCTGCTCAATAGCTACGGCCTGATGCTCGGCGGTCATCCGAATCCCGAGACCGGCGAAAACGAGGACGCCTGGCTGCTCTCGCGCTGGCACTTCGACCTGCGCACCCGCCGCGGCGTCGGCACCGGCGTCGATCTGAGTGACAAGCGACTGGAGGACAATCCGAACCTCACCGGCCTCTCGCTCTACTACTCGAACGACCTCAATCCCGACATCAGCCGCACCGGCATCACCCGCGGCTTCGTCAATGAGGACCGCTACCGCATCGCCCTCCAGCACCGCGTGCCGCTGGATCTGGAGAAGGACGCCGAATGGCGCGTGGATGCCAACCTGAACATCCTCAGCGACAACTACTACCTCGAGGACTTCAATCCGGACCTGTTCCGCAATGATCCGAATCCGGACAACACCATCGGCCTCTTCCGGCGCGACGATGGCACGCTCTTCAGCATCTTCGGTCGCCTGCGGCCGAATGAATTCTACCGTTCGGACACCCGGCTTCCGGAGATCGCCCTGGATTTCGCCCGCCGGCCGCTGTTCGACTCGCCGATCCTCCATGAGGGCTCGGCTTCCTTCGACGTGGTGGAGGAAGAAATCGGCAGCGCCTCGATGTCCGCCGTCCGCCAGTTGCTGAAATTGCCGGCTGGCGATCCGATGATTCCGCTCCTCCTTTCCCAGCTTCCCGCCTATGAGCGCGAGTTGGTCCAGAGGATCCGTTCGTTGCCACCCGGCAGTCCGGCGATTCCCGGCCTCGCCACCCAGCTCTTCAGCCCCGGCTACACCCGCTTCAACACGTACCAGGAGTTCTCCATGCCCATGAACTGGGGCGGGCTGGCATTCACGCCGGAGGCAGGCATCGGATACAGCCGCTACTCGAATGTGGATGGTCCGTCGAAATCAGTGGATCGCACCCATCTGCACGCCGGCTTCGAGGCTTCCATGAAGTTTTCCAAGGATCTCGGCGACATCAAGGACCGCAATCTGGGACTCGAGGGCCTCATGCACGTCGTCCAGCCCTACGCCCGCTTCTCCTACATCTCTACGGATGACCTCGATCCACTGTTCCCCTCCGTGGACCGCGAGACTTTCAGCACCCGTCCGCAGCCGATCTCGGTGCCAAGCTTCACCGCCATCGATAGCCTCCGCGATTGGAGCATCTTCCGCTTCGGCATGAGGAACAAGCTGATCACCAAGCGTGATGGCCAGAGCTACGACTGGCTCGCGATGGATACCTATTTCGACGCCTTCATCACCGACCCGGACTACAACCGGAACTTCTCCAACCTCTACAACGACCTGAAGTGGAGCCCGTTGCCATGGTTCAATATGAACCTTGAAACGCAGTTCCCCATCATCGGCGACGGCTCAGGATTCTCGGAAGTCGCCACTCGCGCGAATTTCATGCCTAACGAAAACCTCGAGTTTTCAGTCGGTTACCGCCTGCTCGACAACCACCCGGTGCTGACCGACTCGCAGCGCCTCGACCTGCGGACCTATGCCCGTCTCAATGACAAGTGGGGCGTCGGTGCCTTCCAGCTCTGGGAACTCGATGACGGCACATTGGAAGTCCAGCAGTACACCCTCAACCGCGACTTCAACTCGTGGATCGCTTCGGTCGGCATCACCAAGCGCGACAACCGCTACCAGGATGAGTTCGGCGTGATCTTCAGCTTCACCCTGAAGGACTTCCCGTCCGCCTCCGTGCCCTTCAAGCTGGACGCGAGCCAGGAATAA
- a CDS encoding NAD(P)H-dependent oxidoreductase, giving the protein MTPSQLLTSLNFRYATKRFDPARQIPDEEWEVLEQSLVLAPSSFGLQPWKFIVINDPELRARLRQHSWGQSQITDASRLVVFTTRTDMTEPDVDRFMTRLAAVQGRDPSTLEGYRNVVVSFASAMNREARHAWNSRQTYIALGQFMASAAVLGIDTCPIEGFDPAGYDAELELTDTGYATSVVCAAGYRSPEDKYATTPKARFPHEELIEHR; this is encoded by the coding sequence ATGACTCCCTCGCAACTCCTCACGTCGCTCAATTTCCGCTACGCCACGAAGAGATTCGACCCGGCCCGGCAGATCCCCGACGAGGAGTGGGAGGTGCTTGAGCAGTCCTTGGTCCTGGCCCCGTCGTCGTTCGGCCTGCAGCCGTGGAAATTCATCGTGATCAACGATCCCGAGCTGCGCGCCCGCCTGCGCCAGCACTCCTGGGGTCAGTCACAGATCACCGATGCCTCGCGCTTGGTCGTGTTCACCACCCGCACCGACATGACCGAGCCGGATGTCGATCGCTTCATGACCCGCCTCGCCGCCGTGCAGGGCCGCGATCCATCGACCCTTGAGGGCTACCGGAATGTGGTCGTGAGCTTTGCCTCCGCCATGAACCGCGAAGCGCGCCACGCCTGGAACTCTCGCCAGACCTACATCGCACTGGGCCAATTCATGGCCTCTGCCGCGGTGCTGGGCATCGACACCTGCCCGATCGAAGGCTTCGACCCCGCCGGCTACGATGCAGAGCTCGAGTTGACCGACACCGGCTACGCGACCTCGGTCGTCTGCGCCGCCGGCTATCGCTCCCCGGAGGACAAATACGCCACCACGCCGAAAGCTCGCTTCCCCCACGAGGAACTGATCGAGCACCGCTAA
- a CDS encoding ester cyclase has product MSTRTPSEVGRLWFGDMWNNRDTGLLRELMAPDATGTFEGGRTMTGPDDFIAFQAAFLDAVPDLKVELVKSVSEGDDVCIHWRGSGLHCGAGLGCAPSNKQIDFQGVTWLTVKNGQIVTGQDFWNLGGLMQHLAE; this is encoded by the coding sequence ATGAGCACACGAACCCCCTCGGAAGTTGGACGTCTCTGGTTCGGAGACATGTGGAATAACCGCGACACCGGCTTGCTTCGCGAATTGATGGCACCGGACGCCACCGGCACTTTCGAAGGTGGCCGGACGATGACCGGACCAGACGACTTCATCGCCTTTCAGGCCGCCTTCCTCGATGCGGTACCGGACCTCAAGGTGGAGCTGGTGAAAAGCGTCAGCGAAGGCGATGATGTCTGCATCCACTGGCGCGGTTCTGGCCTCCACTGCGGGGCAGGACTGGGTTGCGCGCCCAGCAACAAGCAGATCGATTTCCAGGGCGTCACCTGGCTGACCGTGAAGAACGGCCAGATCGTCACCGGCCAGGATTTCTGGAACCTCGGCGGCCTGATGCAGCACTTGGCGGAATAG
- a CDS encoding RNA polymerase sigma factor — protein MDLAVPEIDAIANGDSEQAPLLLTLTAGLARGDDAAWREFFDAYEGRLMAYIRTCQAGNPEGVDDVYQETMLRVMRHARPFSDEAAFWSWLTVIARSAITDHWRKRSAWRRFLDRFVSDRSRAPAERGRSDDGFERALAGMDDGMRKLLERKYDEKWSVRRLADAENVSEKVLEHRLAKARLELGRAMRRIGEEDAS, from the coding sequence ATGGACCTCGCCGTGCCGGAAATCGACGCGATTGCGAACGGGGATTCGGAGCAAGCCCCCTTGCTGCTCACGCTCACCGCGGGCCTGGCTCGCGGTGACGACGCGGCATGGCGGGAGTTCTTCGACGCCTACGAGGGCCGCTTGATGGCCTACATCCGCACCTGCCAGGCAGGAAATCCGGAAGGCGTGGACGATGTCTATCAAGAGACCATGCTGCGGGTGATGCGGCACGCGCGCCCTTTCTCCGACGAAGCGGCGTTCTGGTCATGGCTCACGGTCATCGCCCGCTCCGCCATCACCGATCACTGGCGCAAGCGTTCGGCGTGGCGGCGGTTCCTTGATCGCTTTGTCAGCGATCGATCCCGAGCGCCGGCGGAACGTGGGCGTTCGGACGATGGCTTTGAACGGGCGCTGGCGGGAATGGATGATGGAATGCGAAAGTTACTCGAGCGGAAATACGACGAGAAGTGGAGCGTCCGGCGCTTGGCGGATGCGGAAAATGTCAGCGAGAAGGTATTGGAACATCGCTTGGCGAAGGCCCGCCTGGAACTGGGCCGCGCCATGCGGAGAATCGGTGAGGAGGACGCGTCATGA
- a CDS encoding ATP-dependent 6-phosphofructokinase, whose amino-acid sequence MQTPSLGQARYASGLGHTVGDDVLISERIECGADPGHCFELAGPRELIFFNPKETRAGIVTCGGLCPGLNNVIRSLFCELHYGYGIAEVIGFRGGYAGLDPASGINPVTITPEFVEGIHRQGGTILGTSRGPVDVSRAVDNLIARGIHILFTVGGDGTQRGANDLYQEARRRGHLLSVVGVPKTIDNDVAFVSRTFGFFSAVEEAARVLDCAHTEARSTLGGIGLVKLMGRHAGFITAGATVASQDVNFALIPEVPFKLEAFLSALEQRMRTKSHAVIAVAEGAGQDLLEADASARDASGNVKLKDIGIFLRGHIEAHMKTAGLPVAIRYFDPSYQVRSCPANCEDSLLCDLFARNAVHAAMAGKTGVVIGFLHERFIHVPIELLASQVKRLDPAGGWWRSVLSSTGQPANFS is encoded by the coding sequence ATGCAAACGCCCTCACTCGGCCAAGCACGCTACGCTTCGGGCCTCGGTCATACTGTCGGCGATGATGTCCTCATCTCCGAGCGGATCGAATGCGGCGCCGACCCCGGACATTGCTTCGAACTGGCCGGGCCGCGGGAACTCATCTTTTTCAATCCCAAGGAAACGCGCGCCGGCATCGTCACTTGTGGCGGCCTTTGTCCCGGCCTGAACAATGTGATCCGCTCGCTGTTCTGCGAACTGCACTACGGCTATGGCATCGCGGAAGTCATCGGATTCCGCGGCGGCTACGCAGGGTTGGATCCCGCTTCCGGGATCAACCCTGTAACGATTACCCCGGAATTCGTCGAGGGCATCCATCGCCAAGGCGGCACCATCCTCGGAACGTCGCGTGGACCCGTGGACGTCAGCCGCGCCGTCGACAACCTGATCGCGCGTGGGATCCATATCCTGTTCACCGTGGGCGGCGATGGCACCCAGCGCGGAGCGAATGATCTCTATCAGGAAGCCCGCCGCCGCGGCCACCTGCTGTCGGTCGTCGGCGTGCCAAAGACCATCGACAACGACGTCGCCTTCGTCTCGCGCACCTTCGGCTTCTTCAGTGCCGTGGAAGAAGCGGCACGGGTGCTGGACTGCGCACACACCGAAGCCCGCAGCACTCTCGGCGGCATCGGCTTGGTAAAATTGATGGGCCGCCACGCCGGCTTCATCACCGCCGGTGCCACGGTCGCGAGCCAGGATGTGAACTTCGCGCTGATTCCGGAAGTCCCCTTCAAACTCGAAGCCTTCCTCTCCGCGCTCGAACAGCGAATGCGTACCAAGTCCCACGCCGTGATCGCGGTGGCCGAGGGCGCAGGCCAAGACCTCCTCGAGGCCGATGCCTCGGCACGCGACGCCTCCGGTAACGTGAAGCTCAAGGACATCGGCATCTTCCTCCGCGGCCACATTGAAGCCCACATGAAGACCGCCGGATTGCCAGTGGCGATCCGCTACTTCGATCCCAGCTACCAAGTCCGCAGCTGCCCGGCGAATTGCGAGGACTCGCTGCTCTGCGACCTCTTCGCGCGGAATGCCGTCCACGCGGCCATGGCTGGCAAGACCGGCGTCGTGATCGGCTTCCTCCACGAGCGTTTCATCCACGTCCCCATCGAGCTGCTGGCCAGCCAGGTGAAGCGTCTCGACCCCGCCGGTGGCTGGTGGCGCTCGGTGCTCTCCTCGACGGGCCAGCCGGCGAATTTCTCCTAA